A genomic stretch from Acidobacteriota bacterium includes:
- a CDS encoding FAD-binding oxidoreductase, with amino-acid sequence MSWSADGPAPSLWLRRPGPAREVDYAVVGGGVVGLSTAYWLARDGHQPLLLEADDLAQRASGRNAGFLLSGVARVVERLSDGEDLGGTLEMWRATVENRELVRRELIDSGRVDCDFQPEGSWMATVGDPAPLEAACEVLRREGFDAHWKSRAEARAACGSPAVAGGIFQPRDGGLDPLRLCRGMVAAGGFEVRTSFRVRAVEAVGERVRLSTDGDAVLARRVILALNAYAPNLLPALGGWVRPVRAQVLATAPGERTVSGVWYLDEGYEYLRQLADGTFLLGGRRMEAESAERGCAEVPTGTVQGALEAFLRQNFPSLVDRPVVHRWAGTMAFTRSGLPLLGRLAAAPAAIYAAGFNGHGLSLGFWAGRHLASAATGRAELADFPLQARPAADQPSAESAVAVSASVDVAEGTELGA; translated from the coding sequence GTGTCCTGGTCCGCTGACGGCCCGGCGCCGTCCCTCTGGCTGCGCCGCCCGGGTCCGGCCCGGGAGGTGGACTACGCGGTGGTCGGCGGCGGCGTGGTGGGCCTGTCCACCGCCTACTGGCTGGCCCGCGACGGCCACCAGCCGCTGCTCCTCGAAGCGGATGACCTCGCCCAGCGGGCCTCCGGTCGCAACGCCGGGTTCTTGCTTTCCGGCGTGGCGCGGGTGGTGGAGCGGCTGAGCGACGGTGAGGATCTCGGCGGCACCCTGGAGATGTGGCGGGCGACGGTGGAGAACCGCGAACTGGTGCGCCGCGAGTTGATCGACTCCGGCCGGGTGGACTGCGACTTTCAGCCGGAGGGGAGCTGGATGGCGACGGTCGGCGATCCGGCGCCCCTGGAGGCGGCCTGCGAGGTGCTGCGCCGGGAGGGCTTTGACGCCCACTGGAAGAGCCGCGCCGAAGCGCGGGCGGCCTGCGGCAGCCCGGCCGTCGCCGGCGGCATCTTCCAGCCGCGGGACGGCGGTCTCGATCCGCTGCGGTTGTGCCGCGGCATGGTGGCGGCCGGCGGCTTCGAGGTGCGGACGAGCTTCCGCGTGCGGGCCGTCGAAGCGGTGGGCGAGCGGGTGCGCTTGTCGACGGACGGCGATGCGGTGCTCGCCCGGCGGGTGATCCTCGCTCTCAACGCCTACGCTCCCAATCTGCTGCCGGCTCTCGGCGGCTGGGTGCGGCCGGTGCGGGCGCAGGTCCTCGCCACCGCTCCCGGCGAGCGCACCGTCTCCGGGGTCTGGTATCTCGACGAGGGATACGAATATCTTCGCCAGCTCGCCGACGGTACCTTCCTCCTCGGCGGCCGCCGAATGGAGGCGGAGTCTGCCGAGCGGGGCTGCGCGGAGGTGCCCACGGGCACGGTGCAGGGAGCTCTCGAGGCCTTTCTGCGACAAAATTTCCCGTCCTTGGTGGACCGCCCGGTGGTCCATCGCTGGGCCGGCACCATGGCCTTCACCCGCAGTGGACTGCCGCTCTTGGGGCGCCTGGCGGCGGCCCCGGCGGCGATCTACGCGGCGGGTTTCAACGGTCACGGCCTGTCCCTCGGCTTCTGGGCCGGCCGCCATCTCGCCTCGGCCGCCACCGGCCGGGCTGAGCTTGCGGACTTTCCCCTGCAGGCCCGTCCGGCGGCGGATCAGCCATCGGCGGAGTCCGCCGTCGCCGTTTCGGCCTCAGTCGATGTAGCCGAGGGCACGGAGCTGGGCGCCTAG
- a CDS encoding sulfatase, with product MLPRNPSACVLLLGGLAALLAQGCERRWSVVEQSIADDPVELFEAAALHREEEVFRWQVALDPEARAWTVANGGELRREGREMVLSSPVAGPAMERAADLPAVGVDVIEVKLSNLRVGKVAVEWRAGAEGDEPLTGRLEATSSHPYHANMKIYRFAVGSHPAWRDTVRSVTVSTDSAAGHRIGVRYVRGLAQRLDGERLTEALAVPWRVQLGDETRSAWLTPPGRPHRWQVTPPAGARMRFSVGLAGARPAAHDFVLRLASAEGAAVDPPVELLRQSLAEARWLTDEVDLTAYAGQPVTLELSSEGRNEGGEDRTSGGKPERLTTLPWWGHPQILSREGDPRHNVVILLVDTLRADRLSLHGHSRETSPVVDAWAAGGAVFEHAVAAAPWTLPAHVSLFTGLDAPRHGVSYNNDRLSDQLTLAEILRREGWATEAVTGGGFLGPQYGLGRGFEAHWAWNARRRQDEELEGGIERALTRLARLQDRPFLLFFHTYEVHSPFTPRAPWFEEFSGQVEPPGTLRTQGLPTRADNGFRTRYRFTLGDDRRALAADENHLPGDLYDSAVAYTDQQIGRLLQGLEDLDLADNTLVILTSDHGEMLGEDGLASHAYLRPENLRVPLILVPPHRRWAGRRVAEMVRGVDLTPTVLEFLGLDIPTGLDGTSLLPLIDGDRSQAPRAAWSYAGSTNQGLAVEVRGRQPLILQDSPWQAAADSREASPADLAPELSPGEREALRAWGEKRLREDPVGLFVTFRNDSPEKVRGRLVAEQFTQVGLKVLGFDAAPVRWINRKNLGFEIPPGAAYELVFRRRLRGDSLRLMVTRDRRETAFEFPLAELAESSAHVTLDDGGWRRTDGNGETPPLAEIILRWQGAGDAAAPAVDDELGAQLRALGYID from the coding sequence ATGCTCCCCCGCAACCCCTCGGCCTGCGTTCTCCTTCTCGGCGGTCTGGCCGCTTTGCTGGCACAGGGCTGCGAGCGGCGCTGGAGCGTGGTCGAGCAGTCGATCGCCGACGATCCGGTGGAGCTGTTCGAAGCGGCCGCCCTGCACCGCGAAGAAGAGGTCTTTCGCTGGCAAGTCGCCCTCGACCCGGAGGCCCGCGCCTGGACCGTCGCCAATGGCGGAGAGCTGCGCCGCGAGGGCCGGGAGATGGTCCTTTCGTCACCGGTCGCCGGGCCGGCGATGGAGCGCGCCGCCGATCTTCCGGCGGTGGGTGTCGACGTGATCGAGGTGAAGCTCTCCAACCTGCGGGTGGGCAAGGTCGCCGTCGAGTGGAGGGCCGGCGCAGAAGGCGATGAACCCCTCACCGGACGCCTCGAAGCGACCAGTTCGCACCCCTATCACGCCAACATGAAGATCTACCGCTTCGCCGTCGGTAGCCACCCGGCCTGGCGCGACACGGTCCGCAGCGTCACCGTGTCGACGGATTCCGCCGCCGGACACCGGATCGGCGTGCGCTACGTCCGCGGCCTCGCCCAACGGCTCGACGGGGAGCGCTTGACGGAGGCCCTAGCGGTTCCCTGGCGGGTGCAGCTCGGCGACGAGACGCGCAGCGCGTGGCTCACCCCGCCGGGCCGGCCCCACCGCTGGCAGGTCACCCCGCCGGCCGGCGCCAGGATGCGGTTCTCGGTCGGCCTGGCCGGCGCCCGGCCGGCGGCCCACGACTTCGTCCTCCGCCTGGCCTCCGCCGAAGGCGCAGCGGTCGATCCACCGGTCGAGCTGCTGCGCCAGAGCCTCGCCGAAGCCCGATGGCTCACCGACGAAGTGGATCTCACGGCCTACGCCGGGCAACCGGTGACTCTGGAACTGAGCAGCGAGGGCCGAAACGAGGGCGGCGAGGACCGCACATCGGGCGGTAAACCGGAGCGGCTCACCACCCTCCCCTGGTGGGGGCACCCCCAGATCCTGTCGCGCGAGGGTGACCCACGCCACAACGTGGTGATCCTGCTGGTCGACACCCTGCGAGCGGATCGCCTGTCCCTCCACGGCCATTCCCGCGAGACTTCGCCGGTCGTCGACGCCTGGGCGGCTGGCGGCGCCGTCTTCGAACATGCCGTGGCGGCGGCGCCGTGGACTTTGCCGGCGCACGTTTCGCTGTTCACCGGCCTCGACGCCCCGCGCCACGGTGTGTCCTACAACAACGACCGCCTGAGCGACCAGTTGACCCTGGCGGAGATCCTGCGGCGAGAGGGCTGGGCGACGGAAGCGGTCACCGGCGGCGGCTTTCTTGGGCCGCAGTACGGTCTCGGGCGCGGCTTCGAGGCGCACTGGGCCTGGAACGCCCGCCGGCGCCAGGACGAGGAACTGGAAGGCGGCATCGAGCGCGCACTCACCCGCCTCGCAAGGCTCCAGGATCGGCCCTTTCTGCTCTTCTTCCACACCTACGAGGTGCACTCCCCCTTCACCCCCCGAGCGCCCTGGTTCGAGGAGTTCTCGGGCCAGGTCGAGCCGCCCGGCACCCTACGCACCCAAGGGCTGCCAACGCGGGCAGACAACGGCTTCCGGACGCGCTACCGATTCACCCTCGGGGACGACCGCCGAGCCCTCGCAGCGGACGAGAATCACCTGCCCGGCGACCTCTACGACAGCGCCGTCGCCTATACCGACCAGCAGATCGGCCGTCTGCTCCAAGGCCTTGAAGATCTCGATCTGGCAGACAACACACTGGTGATCCTCACCTCCGATCACGGCGAGATGCTGGGCGAGGACGGCCTCGCCAGTCATGCCTATTTGCGGCCGGAAAACTTGCGGGTGCCGCTGATCCTGGTGCCGCCGCACCGGCGCTGGGCCGGCCGGCGAGTGGCGGAGATGGTGCGCGGGGTGGACCTCACTCCCACAGTGCTCGAATTCCTGGGTCTCGACATTCCCACCGGCCTCGACGGCACGTCCCTTCTGCCGCTGATCGACGGTGATCGCTCCCAGGCGCCACGCGCCGCCTGGAGCTACGCCGGCAGCACCAACCAGGGGCTGGCCGTCGAGGTGCGCGGCCGGCAGCCGCTGATCCTCCAGGACAGCCCGTGGCAGGCGGCGGCGGACTCGCGGGAGGCGTCTCCGGCCGACCTCGCGCCGGAACTGTCGCCGGGCGAGCGGGAGGCTCTCCGCGCCTGGGGCGAAAAGCGGCTCCGGGAGGATCCGGTGGGCCTCTTCGTGACCTTCCGCAACGACAGCCCGGAGAAGGTGCGCGGCCGGCTGGTCGCCGAGCAGTTCACCCAGGTGGGACTCAAGGTGCTGGGTTTCGACGCCGCCCCGGTGCGCTGGATCAACCGCAAGAACCTGGGTTTCGAGATCCCACCGGGCGCCGCCTACGAGCTGGTTTTCAGGCGACGGCTGCGGGGGGACTCGCTGCGCCTGATGGTGACCCGCGACCGCCGGGAGACGGCCTTCGAGTTCCCTCTTGCGGAGCTGGCCGAATCCAGCGCCCATGTGACGTTGGACGATGGCGGGTGGCGACGTACTGACGGGAACGGTGAGACTCCGCCCCTGGCGGAGATCATCCTGCGCTGGCAGGGCGCTGGCGACGCGGCGGCACCGGCGGTGGATGACGAGCTAGGCGCCCAGCTCCGTGCCCTCGGCTACATCGACTGA
- a CDS encoding sodium:alanine symporter family protein — MEILIRIIGFLDRIVWQSGIPVGGETIPFLVIALLGTGLFLTLRLGFIQIRRLGHGFGVTSGRYDDPDEPGDVSHFQALTTALSATVGIGNIAGVAIAIHYGGPGALFWMWMTAVFGMALKYSEVTLALHFRQEEKPDVDPERWDGSVSGGPMYYIERGLGKAWKPLAMFFAGALIITSFLTGNGIQANTVADTMLSEFGVSPWITGLVTASIVALVILGGIRRIGAVTGILAPVMASVYVLGALIILVMNAGQIAPTFGLIFREAFNPSAGIAGTGAGAFLLTLMWGVRRGLFSNEAGQGSAPIAHSAAKTDEPVSEGVVALLEPFIDTILICTMTGLVILVTGVWNQPVATELSIVGGDSSWVEINSEGTHLSVDAPEELVVVDGVPATDSRRFAWHDIAVDRFYVDADQATPFTGSLLPGEGIARGSDGTNYTVLYGPAVESAAPLTKLAFEKALGKTGGYIVLFSVLLFAVSTAISWSYYGDRCANYLFGKKAVLPYKMVFVAMHFAGAVAPLAAIWALGDVALGMVTFPNLVALVLLSGLVVKLTKSYFERRPWEQNAVDHKRWKEEHRRK; from the coding sequence ATGGAAATACTGATTCGAATCATCGGCTTTCTCGATCGCATCGTGTGGCAGAGCGGTATTCCGGTGGGAGGGGAGACGATCCCCTTCCTGGTGATCGCTCTGCTCGGTACCGGTCTGTTCTTGACCCTGCGCCTCGGATTCATCCAGATCCGGCGGCTGGGCCACGGATTCGGTGTCACCAGCGGCCGCTATGACGATCCCGATGAGCCGGGGGACGTTTCCCACTTCCAGGCCCTCACCACCGCCCTGTCGGCGACCGTCGGCATCGGCAACATCGCCGGTGTCGCCATCGCCATCCACTACGGCGGCCCCGGAGCCCTTTTCTGGATGTGGATGACGGCGGTCTTCGGCATGGCGCTCAAGTATTCCGAGGTCACCCTCGCCCTGCACTTTCGCCAGGAGGAGAAGCCGGATGTCGATCCGGAGCGCTGGGACGGCTCCGTTTCCGGCGGGCCGATGTACTACATCGAGCGCGGCCTGGGCAAGGCCTGGAAGCCCTTGGCGATGTTCTTCGCCGGTGCGCTGATCATCACTTCGTTCCTGACCGGCAACGGCATCCAGGCCAACACCGTCGCCGACACCATGCTGTCGGAATTCGGCGTTTCGCCGTGGATCACCGGCCTGGTGACCGCCTCCATCGTCGCCCTGGTGATTCTCGGCGGCATTCGCCGCATCGGCGCCGTCACGGGGATCTTGGCGCCGGTGATGGCGAGCGTCTACGTGCTCGGCGCCCTGATCATTCTGGTGATGAACGCCGGCCAGATCGCACCCACCTTCGGGCTGATCTTCCGCGAGGCTTTCAATCCCTCCGCCGGCATCGCCGGCACCGGCGCCGGCGCCTTCTTGCTCACCCTGATGTGGGGCGTGCGGCGGGGCTTGTTCTCAAACGAGGCGGGGCAGGGCTCGGCGCCCATCGCCCACTCGGCGGCGAAGACCGACGAACCCGTGTCGGAGGGCGTGGTGGCTCTCCTCGAACCCTTCATCGACACCATCCTGATTTGCACCATGACCGGCCTGGTGATCCTGGTGACCGGCGTCTGGAACCAGCCCGTGGCCACCGAGTTGAGCATCGTTGGCGGTGATTCCTCCTGGGTGGAGATCAACTCCGAAGGCACGCACCTTTCCGTCGACGCGCCGGAGGAACTGGTGGTGGTCGACGGCGTGCCGGCAACGGATTCCCGGCGCTTCGCCTGGCACGACATCGCGGTGGATCGCTTCTACGTGGACGCCGACCAGGCGACGCCGTTCACCGGCTCCCTGCTGCCCGGCGAGGGCATCGCCCGCGGCAGCGACGGTACGAACTACACGGTGCTGTACGGGCCGGCGGTGGAGAGCGCCGCGCCGTTGACCAAGCTGGCCTTCGAAAAGGCCCTCGGCAAGACCGGCGGCTACATCGTGCTGTTCTCGGTGCTGCTCTTTGCCGTGTCGACGGCCATCTCCTGGAGCTACTACGGGGATCGTTGCGCCAATTACCTGTTCGGCAAGAAGGCGGTGTTGCCCTACAAGATGGTCTTCGTCGCCATGCACTTCGCCGGAGCCGTCGCGCCGCTGGCGGCGATCTGGGCCCTGGGCGACGTCGCCCTCGGCATGGTGACGTTCCCGAACCTGGTGGCCCTGGTGCTGCTCTCGGGCCTGGTGGTGAAGCTCACCAAGAGCTACTTCGAGCGTCGTCCGTGGGAGCAGAACGCCGTCGACCACAAACGCTGGAAAGAAGAGCATCGCCGCAAATAG
- a CDS encoding M48 family metalloprotease — MKMFRLAAIPLFALLVTSGCATNPATGKSQLSLIGEQQEIAMGRQADEQVSTSLGLYDDQEAQEYVSRIGLEMAAKSERPNLPWSFKVVDDPVVNAFALPGGFIYVTRGILAHMNNEAELAAVLGHEIGHVTGRHSVSRMSKAQLATLGLGIGSIVEPSIARAGDLLQTGLGLLFLKYSRNDERQADDLGLRYLGRTGYDAREMIGVFEMLGAVSQAAGGDRIPGWLATHPQPENRRARIAEAVATMEASEVEGEVRQGPFYDILAGMTYGADPRQGYFEGSTFYHPEMAFRLDFPAGWKTANQRQQVVAMHPDQNAILVLRLAPGGNSAEAERQFYSSQQGVRRGNSLGNIPAALRSSGSYFSVPRQQASNLVGLTSFIEHRDLVFQVLGYTLEERWSGVGDSLRNSVATFSRVTDPKVLNVQPAKIEIVTLPQAAGLDEIQRRWPSNADLRTLALINRVDPNATLPAGTRFKRVVGGR, encoded by the coding sequence ATGAAGATGTTTCGGCTTGCGGCGATTCCCCTGTTCGCTCTGCTGGTGACCAGCGGTTGCGCCACCAATCCGGCGACCGGCAAGTCCCAGCTCTCCTTGATCGGTGAGCAGCAGGAGATCGCCATGGGGCGGCAGGCGGACGAGCAGGTTTCGACTTCCCTCGGCCTGTACGACGATCAAGAAGCTCAGGAGTACGTCTCCCGCATCGGCCTGGAGATGGCCGCCAAGTCCGAGCGGCCGAACCTGCCGTGGTCCTTCAAGGTGGTCGATGATCCGGTGGTCAACGCCTTCGCTCTGCCGGGTGGTTTCATCTACGTCACCCGCGGCATCCTCGCCCACATGAACAACGAGGCGGAGCTGGCGGCGGTTCTCGGCCACGAGATCGGCCATGTCACCGGCCGGCACAGCGTGTCGCGCATGAGCAAGGCGCAGCTCGCCACCCTCGGCCTGGGCATCGGCTCGATCGTGGAACCGTCCATCGCCCGCGCCGGCGATCTGCTGCAGACCGGCCTGGGGCTGCTGTTCTTGAAGTACAGCCGCAACGACGAGCGCCAGGCGGACGATCTCGGCCTGCGCTACCTGGGCCGTACCGGTTACGACGCACGGGAAATGATCGGCGTCTTCGAAATGCTGGGGGCGGTCAGCCAGGCGGCCGGCGGCGACCGCATCCCCGGCTGGCTGGCGACCCACCCGCAGCCGGAAAACCGCCGCGCCCGCATCGCCGAAGCGGTGGCCACGATGGAGGCGAGCGAGGTCGAAGGGGAAGTCCGGCAAGGCCCCTTCTACGACATTCTCGCCGGCATGACCTACGGCGCGGATCCGCGCCAGGGCTACTTTGAAGGGTCGACCTTCTACCACCCGGAGATGGCCTTCCGGCTCGACTTCCCGGCCGGCTGGAAAACCGCCAACCAGCGCCAACAGGTGGTGGCGATGCACCCGGACCAGAACGCCATTCTGGTGCTGCGCCTTGCCCCCGGCGGCAACTCCGCCGAGGCGGAGCGGCAGTTCTATTCGTCCCAGCAAGGCGTGCGCCGGGGAAACTCCCTGGGCAATATCCCGGCTGCTCTGAGGTCGAGCGGGTCGTACTTTTCGGTGCCGCGGCAGCAGGCCTCGAACCTGGTGGGGCTGACCTCCTTCATCGAGCACCGGGATCTGGTATTCCAGGTTTTGGGCTATACCCTGGAGGAGCGCTGGAGCGGGGTGGGAGACTCGCTCAGAAACTCCGTCGCCACCTTCTCGCGGGTCACCGACCCGAAGGTCCTGAACGTCCAGCCGGCGAAGATCGAGATCGTCACCCTGCCGCAGGCTGCCGGTCTCGATGAGATCCAGCGGCGCTGGCCGTCGAACGCCGATCTCCGCACCCTCGCCCTGATCAACCGGGTGGACCCGAACGCCACTCTGCCGGCGGGCACGCGCTTCAAGCGGGTCGTCGGTGGGCGGTAG
- a CDS encoding class I SAM-dependent methyltransferase: MIDRDQVSAHWGDAGHTSRLAEIHWMGSPVVRAYLNRRVSGDPEEDWLSHTWGRWVRGEGLRVLVLGCGEGWLERSIGGRRDIAFIDACDVAEEAVERARRLAREAGLERIRYHVVDLNVDPLPSPAYDVIIAHSVLHHVEHLDHCYGALQKALPPHGVLILNEYVGPSRFQFSDAQMEVINRLMSRLPETLRRSAATDGTYGAKAVPTVEEMIATDPSEAVRSDELVARTRRDFSVVEEVACGGTVLHHMLYDIVQNFDPAEPLDNRLLAFLCWTEETLVDEGLLPSDFVVMVARSGSGGAPTSSAPRPRALSRGWAEGTPREGVERLSLHARPDRRRRRGLAFESVREALHRRATGYPDCDWLTWICGGGESAAPQPGERVLVLADDEGRWVADRLAALETRVTVVEPTASDTSDPHPWDGIADHSFDWVFSNGHLGRAENRSARVAILARVLRPGGWWVGDEFLGPWDSRGTAASLHYARESLELLQPIGAPEATAADRRRWWLAGLYHDPIRRWFGPRREDLSDLLDGTFEIRVRHELAGALRQRIFAVLDAASVPDDPRYDGLLAMAGDLEEWLTAARVIENDDVAFLARRRA; encoded by the coding sequence TTGATCGACCGCGACCAGGTCTCTGCCCACTGGGGAGATGCCGGCCACACCAGCCGCCTGGCGGAGATCCACTGGATGGGGTCGCCGGTGGTGCGGGCCTACCTGAATCGCCGGGTGTCCGGCGATCCGGAGGAAGACTGGCTGAGCCACACCTGGGGCCGTTGGGTGCGCGGCGAAGGGCTGCGCGTGCTGGTTCTCGGCTGTGGCGAAGGTTGGCTCGAACGTTCGATCGGCGGGCGCCGCGATATCGCCTTCATCGATGCCTGCGACGTCGCCGAGGAAGCGGTCGAGCGGGCTCGCCGGCTGGCTCGCGAGGCGGGCCTGGAGCGCATCCGTTACCACGTGGTGGACCTGAACGTCGATCCCCTGCCGTCGCCGGCCTACGACGTCATCATCGCTCATTCGGTGCTGCACCACGTCGAGCATCTCGACCACTGCTACGGAGCGCTGCAGAAGGCTCTGCCGCCCCACGGGGTACTGATCCTCAACGAGTACGTCGGCCCGTCGCGCTTTCAGTTCTCCGATGCGCAGATGGAGGTGATCAACCGGCTGATGAGCCGCCTGCCGGAGACCCTCCGGCGGAGCGCCGCGACGGATGGAACCTACGGCGCCAAAGCGGTGCCGACGGTCGAAGAGATGATCGCCACGGACCCGTCCGAGGCGGTGCGGTCGGACGAACTGGTGGCCCGTACTCGGCGCGACTTCTCGGTGGTGGAGGAAGTTGCCTGCGGCGGCACCGTTCTCCACCACATGCTCTACGACATCGTGCAGAACTTCGATCCGGCGGAACCGCTGGACAATCGCCTGCTGGCTTTCCTCTGCTGGACCGAGGAGACGCTGGTCGACGAGGGCCTGCTGCCTTCGGATTTCGTGGTGATGGTCGCCCGGTCCGGCAGCGGCGGTGCGCCCACCTCCTCCGCTCCTCGTCCTCGGGCGCTATCCCGCGGGTGGGCGGAAGGAACGCCCCGGGAGGGGGTGGAGCGCCTCTCGCTTCACGCCCGGCCGGATCGCCGCCGCCGCCGCGGTCTGGCCTTCGAGTCGGTGCGCGAGGCCCTCCACCGGCGCGCCACGGGCTATCCGGACTGCGACTGGCTGACCTGGATTTGCGGGGGCGGGGAATCGGCCGCGCCACAGCCCGGCGAGCGGGTCCTGGTGCTCGCCGATGACGAGGGCCGATGGGTGGCGGACCGTCTGGCGGCGCTGGAGACTCGGGTGACGGTGGTCGAACCGACGGCATCCGACACGTCGGACCCCCATCCGTGGGACGGAATCGCCGATCATTCCTTCGACTGGGTGTTCTCGAACGGCCACTTGGGGCGAGCCGAAAACCGTTCGGCGAGGGTCGCCATCCTGGCGCGGGTGCTGCGGCCCGGCGGCTGGTGGGTGGGGGACGAATTCCTCGGGCCGTGGGATTCGCGCGGCACCGCCGCGTCCCTCCACTACGCCCGCGAATCCCTCGAACTGCTGCAACCGATCGGCGCGCCGGAGGCGACGGCCGCCGACCGGCGCCGATGGTGGCTGGCGGGCCTCTACCACGACCCGATCCGCCGCTGGTTCGGTCCTCGCCGCGAGGATCTTTCCGATCTTCTCGACGGAACCTTCGAAATACGAGTTCGGCACGAGCTCGCCGGTGCCCTTCGTCAGCGCATTTTCGCCGTTCTCGATGCGGCGTCCGTTCCGGACGATCCGCGATACGACGGTCTGCTGGCGATGGCCGGCGATCTCGAGGAGTGGTTGACCGCCGCCCGGGTGATCGAGAACGATGACGTGGCCTTCCTCGCTCGCCGACGAGCCTGA
- a CDS encoding aldehyde dehydrogenase family protein, with the protein MPADPAPSPPPPAQDSSSEERFAALDEAARTVADTRQRWASLAIDERISLIDRLIPDFLAVAPRWVAAASAAEGLSPDDGEEWLTGPYLILRNLRLLRDSLEEIAHGGHPEIPGAVTTGAHGQVVAEVFPASLYDRLFYPSVTAEVWMEPGVTAAELPATQAVAYRPDAPQEGAAVLVLGAGNVSSIGPMDAFYKLFVEKKTVLVKAHPVNDYLGPLFEQGCRSLIEEGFLRVVYGGAEEGAYLCQHPDLDEVHITGSDRTYEAIVFGTGAEGERRKAESRPRLDKEITAELGNVSPVIVVPGPWSAGDFEYQALNLAAMLVNNAGFNCNATRVIVQPADWTGRRELLTELRRALERVPTRHAYYPGAAERFDKFIEQHPETETFGLARGGELPWALVPAVNPRDEGDICFRQEAFCGLFAESALETPDDGDGSPAAFLDRAVAFCNETLWGTLNATLIVHPASLKDAATAAAVERAVANLRYGTVAINHWAAVGYGLVVTPWGAFPGHAPTDIQSGVGVVHNTLMFSRSQKTVVRAPFRAQPKPPWFPGHRTDAELAEALTRFEASPSPFRLPGIFWNALRG; encoded by the coding sequence ATGCCCGCAGACCCCGCGCCGAGCCCACCACCACCAGCCCAGGATTCTAGCTCCGAGGAGCGCTTCGCGGCCCTCGATGAGGCCGCACGGACCGTCGCCGATACCCGGCAGCGCTGGGCCTCCCTGGCGATCGACGAGCGCATTTCCTTGATCGACCGGCTGATCCCGGATTTTCTCGCCGTCGCACCGCGCTGGGTCGCCGCCGCATCCGCCGCTGAGGGTCTGTCGCCGGACGATGGCGAAGAGTGGCTGACCGGTCCCTACCTGATCCTGCGCAACCTGCGCCTGCTGCGCGATTCCCTCGAGGAGATCGCCCACGGCGGGCATCCGGAGATTCCCGGTGCGGTCACCACCGGCGCGCACGGCCAGGTGGTGGCGGAGGTCTTTCCGGCTTCCCTCTACGACCGGCTGTTCTATCCCTCGGTCACCGCCGAGGTGTGGATGGAGCCCGGGGTGACGGCGGCCGAACTCCCCGCCACCCAGGCCGTCGCCTACCGGCCCGACGCCCCGCAGGAGGGTGCTGCGGTGCTGGTGTTGGGGGCCGGCAACGTCTCTTCCATCGGCCCGATGGACGCGTTCTACAAACTGTTCGTCGAGAAGAAGACGGTGCTGGTCAAGGCCCACCCGGTCAACGACTATCTCGGCCCGCTGTTCGAACAGGGCTGTCGCTCGCTGATCGAGGAAGGATTCCTGCGGGTGGTCTACGGTGGCGCCGAAGAGGGCGCCTACCTGTGCCAGCACCCGGATCTCGACGAGGTCCACATCACCGGTTCGGACCGCACCTACGAGGCGATCGTCTTCGGCACCGGCGCAGAGGGAGAGCGGCGCAAGGCCGAAAGCCGGCCGCGTCTCGACAAGGAGATCACCGCCGAGCTGGGCAACGTCAGTCCGGTGATCGTGGTGCCGGGTCCCTGGAGCGCTGGGGACTTCGAGTACCAGGCCCTCAACCTCGCCGCCATGTTGGTCAACAACGCCGGCTTCAACTGCAACGCCACGCGGGTGATCGTTCAGCCGGCGGACTGGACCGGCCGGCGCGAGCTGCTAACCGAGCTGCGCCGCGCTCTCGAACGGGTCCCCACCCGCCACGCCTACTATCCCGGCGCCGCGGAGCGCTTCGACAAGTTCATAGAGCAGCATCCGGAAACGGAGACCTTTGGATTGGCGCGCGGCGGCGAGCTGCCCTGGGCGCTGGTTCCGGCCGTCAATCCGAGGGACGAAGGCGACATCTGCTTTCGGCAAGAAGCCTTCTGCGGCCTGTTCGCCGAGTCGGCCCTAGAAACTCCCGACGACGGCGACGGTTCCCCCGCCGCCTTCTTGGACCGCGCCGTCGCGTTCTGCAACGAGACCTTGTGGGGCACCCTGAACGCCACCCTGATCGTCCACCCGGCATCCTTGAAGGACGCCGCAACGGCGGCGGCGGTGGAGCGCGCGGTGGCGAATCTGCGCTACGGCACTGTCGCCATCAACCACTGGGCGGCGGTGGGCTACGGCCTGGTGGTCACTCCCTGGGGCGCCTTCCCGGGCCACGCGCCGACGGACATCCAGTCGGGCGTCGGGGTGGTGCACAACACGCTGATGTTCTCGCGTTCCCAGAAGACCGTAGTGCGCGCCCCCTTCCGGGCCCAGCCCAAGCCGCCCTGGTTCCCCGGCCACCGCACCGACGCCGAACTGGCCGAGGCCCTCACCCGCTTCGAGGCCTCGCCCTCCCCCTTCCGCCTGCCGGGAATCTTCTGGAACGCGCTGAGAGGCTAG